In Castor canadensis chromosome 11, mCasCan1.hap1v2, whole genome shotgun sequence, a single genomic region encodes these proteins:
- the LOC109679824 gene encoding uncharacterized protein produces the protein MVNSCCGSICSEQGCGQVCCQPSCCQTTCCRTTCCRPSCCVSSCCRPCCQSVCCQPSWRLCGSRPSCCISSCCRPCYGGSSCCGSSCCRPSCCVSSCCQPYCRPICCQTTCCRTTCCRPSCCVSSCCCRPSCCVSSCCHPCCQSVCCQPSWRLCGCRPSCYTSSCCRPSCCVSSCCLPSCGTSSCCGSSCCRPSCGSSSCCGSSCCRPSCCLRPVCGQVSCHTNCYRPTCIISTCPRPTCCAIPCC, from the exons ATGGTCAACTCCTGTTGTGGCTCCATCTGCTCTGAGCAGGGCTGTGGCCAAGTCtgctgccagcccagctgctgcCAGACCACCTGCTGCAGGACCACCTGCTGCCGCCCCAGCTGCTGTGTGTCCAGCTGCTGCAGGCCCTGCTGCCAATCTGTGTGCTGCCAGCCCTCCTGGCGCCTGTGTGGCAGCCGTCCCAGTTGCTGCATCTCCAGCTGCTGCCGCCCCTGCTATGGTGGTTCTAGCTGCTGTGGTTCCAGCTGCTGCCGCCCCAGTTGCTGTGTGTCCAGCTGCTGCCAGCCCTACTGCCGCCCCATCTGCTGCCAGACCACCTGCTGCAGGACCACCTGCTGCCGCCCCAGCTGCTGTGTGTCCAGCTG CTGCTGCCGTCCCAGCTGCTGTGTGTCCAGCTGCTGCCATCCCTGCTGCCAGTCTGTGTGCTGCCAGCCCTCCTGGCGCCTGTGTGGCTGCCGCCCCAGTTGCTACACCTCCAGCTGCTGCCGCCCCAGCTGCTGCGTGTCCAGCTGCTGCCTTCCCAGCTGTGGTACTTCCAGCTGCTGTGGCTCCAGCTGCTGCCGCCCCAGCTGTGGTAGTTCCAGCTGCTGTGGCTCCAGCTGCTGCCGCCCCAGCTGCTGCCTGCGCCCAGTGTGTGGTCAAGTCTCCTGCCACACCAATTGCTATCGCCCAACCTGTATCATCTCCACCTGCCCCCGCCCCACGTGCTGTGCCATCCCTTgctgctga